In Calothrix sp. PCC 7507, one DNA window encodes the following:
- a CDS encoding pyridoxamine 5'-phosphate oxidase family protein, with amino-acid sequence MTQQEAPSQRTTIKRVPQRGDYQRDTIYQILDEGLVCQVGFVADGQPVVIPTAYGRVDDTLYIHGSPASRMLKTLLQGIDICVTVTLIDGLVLARSAFHHSMNYRSVVVFGTATLVQDAEQKLVALKAFTEHVIPGRWPEVRQPSRNELAGTLVLSLPLVEASAKLRTGGPLDDAADYELQVWAGEIPLKLTAAVPITDSRSPRQIEIPAYASNYIRHSNLARFSQYL; translated from the coding sequence ATGACTCAACAAGAAGCCCCCAGTCAAAGAACAACTATCAAGCGCGTACCCCAACGGGGAGACTATCAGCGCGATACCATTTATCAAATTTTGGATGAAGGATTAGTTTGTCAAGTCGGTTTTGTCGCTGACGGACAGCCTGTTGTGATCCCCACAGCTTACGGCAGAGTTGATGATACACTATACATTCACGGCTCACCTGCTAGTCGGATGTTAAAAACGCTTCTCCAAGGCATTGATATCTGCGTGACAGTGACTTTGATCGATGGTTTAGTATTGGCGCGATCCGCGTTTCACCACTCAATGAATTATCGTTCAGTGGTAGTATTTGGCACAGCAACACTTGTACAAGATGCAGAACAAAAGTTAGTTGCACTGAAAGCTTTTACAGAACATGTGATACCGGGTCGTTGGCCAGAAGTGCGTCAACCAAGTCGCAATGAGTTAGCCGGAACCCTAGTTTTATCTTTACCTTTAGTTGAAGCTTCAGCCAAACTTCGCACAGGCGGGCCTCTTGATGACGCAGCTGATTATGAACTGCAAGTATGGGCGGGAGAAATTCCCTTAAAATTGACTGCTGCAGTGCCTATTACCGATTCACGTTCACCACGCCAAATCGAAATACCCGCCTATGCTAGCAACTACATCAGACATTCAAACCTTGCTAGATTTTCACAGTATTTGTAG
- a CDS encoding GNAT family N-acetyltransferase yields MNYVISPLTQEDEPFLWQMLYEAAHMGEEDHLTLQDAMNHPDLAKYVKNWGLESDIGFVATLITSNQPVGAAWLRLLTSENKGYGYVDDQTPELAIAVLPEYRNQGIGTQLIHHLLAVAKAYYPSISLSIRSSNPALHLYQRFGWKIVDYSDKINRVGGTSFNMKIDFD; encoded by the coding sequence ATGAATTACGTAATTAGTCCACTCACCCAAGAAGACGAGCCTTTTCTGTGGCAAATGCTGTATGAAGCGGCGCACATGGGAGAAGAAGATCACCTGACACTGCAGGATGCGATGAATCATCCTGATTTGGCAAAGTACGTGAAAAACTGGGGATTAGAGAGTGATATAGGTTTTGTTGCTACCCTAATCACCAGTAATCAGCCAGTGGGAGCCGCATGGTTGCGGTTACTTACAAGCGAAAATAAAGGATATGGTTACGTTGATGACCAAACTCCCGAACTAGCCATAGCCGTTCTACCAGAATATAGAAATCAAGGTATAGGAACGCAATTAATTCATCATTTGTTGGCAGTAGCAAAAGCATATTATCCATCAATATCACTCAGCATCAGAAGCTCAAATCCCGCCTTACATTTATATCAACGATTTGGTTGGAAAATAGTTGATTATAGCGATAAAATTAATCGTGTTGGTGGTACTTCTTTCAATATGAAAATCGATTTTGATTAA
- a CDS encoding pyridoxamine 5'-phosphate oxidase family protein — translation MAKVFDSITEELQEFIGTQHLFFVGSAPLSSTGHVNLSPKGLGGFRVLSPHRVGYLDVTGSGNETSAHLQENGRITFMFCAFQEPPIILRLYGKGYTVIPTSPEWETLYPLFPAIPGARQIIVADIERVQTSCGFGVPLYEYQGQRKILVDWASKKGEKGLKEYRQQKNMVSIDGLATPLSQSF, via the coding sequence ATGGCTAAAGTTTTTGACTCTATCACTGAAGAACTTCAAGAATTTATTGGGACCCAACACCTTTTCTTTGTGGGTTCTGCACCCCTGAGTTCCACAGGTCATGTTAACCTTTCCCCTAAGGGATTAGGAGGTTTTCGCGTCCTCTCTCCCCACCGCGTAGGTTACTTGGATGTGACAGGTAGTGGTAACGAAACCTCAGCCCATCTGCAAGAAAATGGGCGAATTACCTTTATGTTTTGCGCCTTTCAAGAACCACCGATTATTCTCCGTCTCTACGGTAAAGGATACACAGTTATACCCACTTCTCCAGAATGGGAAACCTTGTACCCATTGTTTCCAGCGATTCCGGGAGCGCGTCAAATTATTGTTGCTGATATCGAAAGAGTGCAAACATCATGTGGCTTTGGTGTACCACTTTATGAATATCAAGGTCAGCGAAAGATTTTAGTTGATTGGGCCAGTAAAAAAGGTGAAAAAGGACTTAAAGAATATCGTCAGCAAAAAAATATGGTCAGCATTGATGGTTTAGCAACTCCGCTGAGTCAATCATTTTAA
- a CDS encoding PLP-dependent aminotransferase family protein: protein MDFVITIDSQADIPLYRQVYEELRKAILSGRLAPGQKLPSTRYLAQSLSISRATVTQGYEQLLSEGYLETTTGSGTFVCRRLPDDLLDTAPVESKPQVAGSPISLSAYGVSLTERSLFRLPEPEAQISFSYGRPAFDKLPLDLWRKLLSRHCHANHDVLDYTNNSMGYQPLREAIAAYLSRSRAVKCSAEQIIMIGGSQQGLDLITRLLINRGDWIAVEEPGYLGARRTFLAQGACLFPVSIDESGLLVNNLTTNIKLIYVTPSHQFPTGALLSLPRRLELLAWAQKSGAMIIEDDYDSEYRYGERPIPALQGLDQGNSVIYVGTFSKVLFPALRLGYLVLPHNLVDVFTRAKWLADRQSSLLEQYALTDFINEGHLERHIRRMRSLYDQRRQTLVQSLFSHFGDKVKILGENAGMHLMIKIHTTLSDEEIVQRAAQVGVGINPAYPYYLKTSPGSEFVLGYAELNEQQIQEGVHRLAQSCQRGKESRSQTRQVCAEGTATGKKMSE, encoded by the coding sequence ATGGACTTTGTAATTACCATCGACTCGCAAGCAGATATACCACTTTATCGTCAAGTTTATGAGGAATTACGCAAGGCAATATTGTCGGGAAGATTAGCACCAGGACAAAAACTACCTTCGACAAGATATCTTGCTCAATCTCTCAGTATTTCCCGTGCTACAGTTACTCAAGGCTACGAGCAATTACTGAGCGAAGGCTATTTAGAAACAACTACTGGGTCTGGTACGTTTGTTTGTCGCCGTCTCCCTGATGACTTGTTAGACACAGCACCAGTTGAGTCAAAGCCTCAAGTAGCTGGTTCACCAATATCTTTATCAGCTTATGGTGTCAGTTTAACAGAGCGATCGCTATTTCGTCTCCCAGAACCAGAAGCACAAATCAGCTTCAGTTACGGACGACCAGCGTTTGATAAATTGCCTCTAGACCTATGGCGTAAGCTGCTATCTCGCCATTGTCATGCTAATCATGACGTGCTGGATTATACTAATAACTCAATGGGATATCAACCTCTACGGGAGGCGATCGCTGCTTATCTTTCTCGCTCCAGAGCGGTAAAATGTAGTGCGGAGCAAATCATCATGATTGGCGGTTCCCAACAAGGACTTGACTTAATCACCCGCCTCCTCATCAACCGGGGTGACTGGATTGCAGTAGAAGAACCAGGTTATTTAGGGGCGCGACGGACTTTTTTAGCGCAAGGGGCTTGTTTATTTCCTGTGTCTATAGATGAATCAGGACTGTTAGTTAACAACCTGACAACAAACATTAAACTAATCTACGTCACCCCATCCCACCAATTCCCTACAGGCGCATTGCTATCTCTTCCCCGCAGATTAGAACTGCTAGCTTGGGCGCAAAAATCAGGAGCGATGATTATTGAAGATGACTACGATAGCGAATATCGTTATGGTGAGCGTCCCATCCCAGCATTGCAGGGACTAGACCAGGGAAACTCTGTTATTTATGTGGGTACATTTTCTAAAGTATTGTTTCCGGCTTTGCGTTTGGGTTATCTGGTGTTACCTCACAATTTGGTAGATGTATTTACCCGTGCAAAATGGCTAGCAGACCGCCAATCGAGTTTATTAGAACAGTATGCCCTCACAGATTTTATCAATGAAGGACATTTAGAGCGACATATTAGGCGGATGCGATCGCTCTACGACCAACGACGGCAAACCTTAGTACAGTCTTTATTTTCTCATTTTGGTGACAAAGTTAAAATTCTGGGAGAAAATGCCGGAATGCATCTGATGATCAAAATACATACAACCTTGAGTGATGAAGAAATAGTCCAGCGGGCTGCACAGGTTGGTGTGGGAATTAATCCCGCTTATCCATATTATTTAAAGACAAGTCCTGGTAGTGAATTTGTCTTGGGCTACGCTGAACTAAACGAACAGCAGATTCAAGAAGGAGTTCACCGACTAGCTCAGAGTTGTCAA